The following are encoded together in the bacterium genome:
- a CDS encoding aminotransferase class III-fold pyridoxal phosphate-dependent enzyme — MTDATSGTASHVLHRSGAPHLNAVRGEGLYIYDAQGRRYLDGSSGPLAVNLGHGVPEILAAMERQLRQITFAHGSEFTTEAQERAADLVVEFTPPGLSRVFFVSGGSEATETAVKMVRQYWVDAGRPSKYKIISKRASYHGATLGALSLSGFAARRGPYEPLLVPFPQIPEVHCRRCPYGLAYGRCAIECATELERAILREGADTVAAFIAEPLSGAANAAVVPPPEYFPLVREICDRHGVLFIADEVMTGFGRTGANFAIDHWGVVPDLIVCAKGLGAGYMPVGAVVARDRVGDQILRVSGRFIHGHTYAGNPLACAAAAAVLEYTRLHNLVAEAKRKGPVLERELEPLRRHPRVAEVRGLGLMWGVEFSAPADGLTADSPAGAAVVEAAMRNGLLVYPAGGSLPGTVMNQILVGPPLTITDAEIAELGRLLRRSVDEAFS, encoded by the coding sequence ATGACGGACGCAACCTCGGGCACCGCGAGCCACGTCCTCCACCGCAGCGGCGCACCGCACCTCAACGCCGTGCGCGGCGAAGGCCTCTACATCTACGACGCGCAGGGCCGCCGGTATCTCGACGGATCGTCCGGGCCGCTCGCGGTCAACCTCGGCCACGGCGTTCCCGAGATTCTCGCGGCGATGGAACGGCAGCTTCGACAGATCACCTTCGCGCACGGTTCGGAGTTCACGACCGAGGCGCAGGAGCGCGCGGCGGATCTCGTCGTCGAATTCACCCCGCCGGGACTCTCGCGGGTGTTCTTCGTCTCCGGCGGAAGCGAGGCGACGGAGACCGCGGTCAAAATGGTCCGGCAGTACTGGGTCGACGCGGGGCGGCCGTCCAAGTACAAGATTATCAGCAAGCGCGCGAGCTATCACGGCGCGACCCTGGGCGCGCTGTCGCTGTCGGGCTTCGCCGCCCGCCGGGGCCCCTACGAGCCGCTGCTGGTGCCGTTCCCGCAGATCCCGGAGGTGCACTGCCGCCGCTGCCCGTACGGCCTCGCGTACGGCCGGTGCGCGATCGAGTGCGCGACCGAACTCGAGCGCGCGATCCTGCGCGAGGGGGCCGACACCGTCGCCGCGTTCATCGCGGAGCCGCTGTCGGGTGCGGCCAACGCGGCCGTGGTTCCGCCGCCGGAATACTTCCCCCTCGTCCGCGAGATCTGCGACCGCCACGGCGTGCTCTTCATCGCCGACGAGGTGATGACGGGCTTCGGCCGGACCGGCGCCAACTTCGCGATCGACCACTGGGGCGTCGTGCCGGATCTCATCGTGTGCGCGAAGGGACTCGGCGCCGGTTACATGCCGGTCGGCGCCGTGGTCGCGCGCGACCGGGTGGGCGATCAGATCCTGCGCGTCTCGGGCCGATTCATCCACGGCCACACGTACGCCGGCAATCCGCTGGCCTGCGCCGCCGCCGCCGCCGTGCTCGAGTACACGCGGCTGCACAACCTCGTGGCCGAAGCAAAGCGCAAGGGACCGGTGCTCGAGCGCGAGCTCGAGCCGCTGCGGCGCCATCCGCGGGTCGCCGAGGTGCGAGGGCTCGGGCTCATGTGGGGCGTCGAATTCTCGGCGCCGGCGGACGGCCTGACGGCGGACTCGCCGGCCGGTGCCGCCGTGGTTGAAGCGGCGATGCGCAACGGGCTGCTCGTCTACCCGGCCGGCGGATCGCTGCCGGGCACGGTCATGAACCAGATCCTCGTCGGGCCGCCCCTGACGATCACCGACGCGGAGATCGCGGAGCTAGGCCGCCTGCTCAGACGGAGCGTCGACGAGGCGTTTTCCTAG
- a CDS encoding succinylglutamate desuccinylase/aspartoacylase family protein, translated as MSNDRVPLADFELSRHPGRYRVTAFVDGNPPADLPVLAVAGERPGPVFIAAAGVHGDEYEGPRALWEVCETLPPPSLSGVFVAMPVCNPWAYAAASRTTPAQIDGVNLARAFPGDPGGSPTRRLAAALLAFILRLKPALFLDLHSGGVRYRFLPAVAYRRGLGDADRSRAAVRAFGVKNLWAGRDHVGTLNAETARRGITTVGNEMTGAGGCLDADVAADREGALNLMRWLGMLRDRPAPEVPGPFWETSEVPVGRGGYVEMRRSIGEPVSPGDTIGVVRSTFGEVVADARAPYAGAIWVARHLRMIEAGEMAGAVARPFQDDAPAARP; from the coding sequence ATGTCCAACGACCGCGTCCCGCTTGCCGATTTCGAGCTCAGCCGGCATCCCGGCCGGTACCGCGTCACCGCGTTCGTCGACGGCAATCCGCCCGCCGACCTGCCGGTCCTCGCCGTCGCCGGGGAGCGGCCGGGACCGGTCTTCATCGCGGCGGCCGGCGTGCACGGCGACGAGTACGAAGGCCCGCGGGCGCTCTGGGAAGTCTGCGAGACGCTGCCGCCGCCATCGCTCTCCGGCGTGTTCGTGGCGATGCCGGTCTGCAATCCCTGGGCATACGCCGCGGCCTCGCGCACGACGCCCGCGCAGATCGACGGCGTGAACCTCGCCCGCGCGTTTCCGGGCGACCCCGGCGGCTCGCCGACGCGTCGCCTTGCCGCCGCCCTCCTGGCCTTTATTCTCCGCCTGAAGCCGGCCTTGTTCTTAGATCTGCACAGCGGGGGAGTGCGCTACCGGTTCCTCCCGGCGGTCGCGTACCGGCGCGGCCTCGGTGATGCGGATCGATCGCGCGCCGCGGTGCGGGCGTTCGGCGTCAAGAACTTGTGGGCCGGCCGCGACCACGTGGGGACGTTGAACGCCGAAACGGCCCGGCGCGGGATCACCACGGTCGGCAACGAGATGACCGGCGCCGGAGGATGCCTCGACGCGGATGTCGCCGCGGACCGCGAGGGAGCCCTCAACCTGATGCGGTGGCTCGGGATGCTGCGCGACCGGCCCGCGCCGGAGGTGCCGGGGCCGTTTTGGGAGACGAGCGAGGTGCCGGTCGGGCGTGGCGGGTACGTCGAAATGCGCCGCTCGATCGGCGAGCCGGTCTCGCCGGGCGACACGATCGGAGTCGTGCGCTCGACGTTCGGCGAGGTCGTGGCGGACGCGCGCGCTCCCTACGCCGGGGCGATCTGGGTCGCGCGCCACCTGAGGATGATAGAGGCGGGCGAGATGGCCGGCGCGGTTGCGCGCCCGTTCCAAGACGACGCGCCGGCCGCGCGCCCCTAG
- a CDS encoding DUF2127 domain-containing protein — protein MAVEKGISTLAIWAGAWFAFVLRGHPGENPVEVMFRGRMTYGEHHGPRGTFVRWLAAHVPYLSSNQAAGLGVALIFWGGLFAAETIGVWIEAAWGELLVIAETAAFLPFSIWNAVHHPRPLQFVAIPVNLLILGYLVRKYTDRREASR, from the coding sequence ATCGCGGTCGAAAAAGGCATTAGCACGCTTGCCATCTGGGCCGGCGCCTGGTTTGCGTTCGTGCTGCGGGGACACCCAGGCGAGAATCCCGTGGAGGTGATGTTTCGCGGGCGGATGACCTACGGTGAGCACCACGGACCGCGCGGCACGTTCGTCCGCTGGCTCGCCGCCCACGTGCCGTACCTGTCGTCCAACCAAGCCGCCGGCCTTGGGGTCGCCCTCATATTCTGGGGAGGCCTCTTCGCCGCGGAAACCATCGGCGTCTGGATCGAGGCGGCCTGGGGCGAGCTGCTCGTGATCGCCGAGACCGCGGCGTTCCTGCCGTTTTCAATTTGGAACGCCGTCCATCACCCGCGGCCGCTCCAGTTCGTCGCCATTCCGGTCAATCTTCTGATCCTGGGCTATCTCGTGCGGAAGTACACGGACCGCCGTGAAGCGTCCCGGTAA